The DNA sequence GACTGAAAGAAGGCGTCTCGATGGCGCTCGGCGGCATGATCGGGGGCGGCATCTACGCCGTCCTCGGCGTGGTAGCAGGAATAACTATGTCCGCCATCTGGTTCGCGTTTCTGGTCGCCGGTGTCGTCGCGATGTGTGCGGGCTACTCGTACAACAAGCTCAACAGCCTCACGGACAATCAGGGAGGCTCTGTGACGTTCGTCCAGTGTTATCTCGGCAATTCCACGGTCGCCGGAATCGTCGGCTGGACGCTTCTCTTCGGCTATATCGGATCGATGGCGATGTACGCCTTCGCGTTCGGAGAGTTCACGGCCGCGTTCGGCGTGGTCCCGACGAGCATTATTGCGAATGTCCCGATCCGGCCGCTCATCTCGGTAATGGCGGTGGCTGGATTCGTCGGCCTGAATTTGCTCGGGGCGCAAACCACCGGCACGACAGAGAACGTTCTCGTCGCGCTGAAGGTCGGCATCCTCGTCGTGTTCGGTCTCCTGGGGTTGGTGTATGCATTCGGCTTCAGCGGTGCCCCGTTCGAGTACGGCGTCAGCCATCTCGGCGGATTCGGTCCGATTATGGCGGCTGCTATCTCCTTCGTCGCGTTCCAAGGGTGGCAGCTCCTGTACTACGATCAGGAAAGCATCGAGAATCCTGTCGACACCATCCGGAAGGCAGTGTACGTCTCCATCCCAGTCGCCGTCGCCATCTACATTTTGGTAGGGATGGTGACGGTGAACCTCGTGCCGCAAGCCCTCGAGTCTCATTCACACGTCGCCTTGAAGGACGCCGCTTCGATGATGATGCAGCCCTACGGGCTGGCGCACGTCGGTGCGGTCGTCCTCGCGTTGTCTGCGTTGTTCTCGACGGGGAGTGCGATAAACGCAACCCTGTTCTCCTCGGCGCACTTCGCCAAGGGGATGCTCAGTGATGATCTGCTCCCTGATCAGATCGGGAATTCAGGCACCGACGGTATCCCCGAACGGACGGTTCTAGTCCTCGGTTCCCTCACCGCGGCGTTCGCATGGTACGGGAGCCTCGGCGCTATTACCTCGTTCGCATCGCTGTCGTTCATACTCGTGTTTGGGTCGATGAGCTACCTTGCGTTCCGCCAGCGTGACCACGATGAAGTCAACGCCGTCATCCCGGCGGTCGGGACTGTCGGCGCGCTGGCGTTCTTCCCGCTCATGCTGTACAACCTCTACACTCGCGAACCGAATACGTTCTATATGGTGCTCGGTATCGCGGCCGTCGTGCTCGCTGTCGAACTCCTCTACTT is a window from the Halobaculum magnesiiphilum genome containing:
- a CDS encoding APC family permease produces the protein MSDSLGLKEGVSMALGGMIGGGIYAVLGVVAGITMSAIWFAFLVAGVVAMCAGYSYNKLNSLTDNQGGSVTFVQCYLGNSTVAGIVGWTLLFGYIGSMAMYAFAFGEFTAAFGVVPTSIIANVPIRPLISVMAVAGFVGLNLLGAQTTGTTENVLVALKVGILVVFGLLGLVYAFGFSGAPFEYGVSHLGGFGPIMAAAISFVAFQGWQLLYYDQESIENPVDTIRKAVYVSIPVAVAIYILVGMVTVNLVPQALESHSHVALKDAASMMMQPYGLAHVGAVVLALSALFSTGSAINATLFSSAHFAKGMLSDDLLPDQIGNSGTDGIPERTVLVLGSLTAAFAWYGSLGAITSFASLSFILVFGSMSYLAFRQRDHDEVNAVIPAVGTVGALAFFPLMLYNLYTREPNTFYMVLGIAAVVLAVELLYFERDLIEEEVTQFEPDVGTVSEGD